A single genomic interval of Lewinellaceae bacterium harbors:
- a CDS encoding 2Fe-2S iron-sulfur cluster binding domain-containing protein yields MTKLIAHLDGERIEIDMPDNEKILYALLDEGYDPPFSCQAGSCSTCMAKLVDGKVTMDECYALTDEEVDAGYILTCQSRPLTDTVEVDYNV; encoded by the coding sequence ATGACGAAGTTGATAGCACATTTGGATGGAGAGCGCATTGAAATTGACATGCCGGACAATGAAAAAATCCTCTATGCACTTCTGGATGAAGGATATGATCCACCATTCTCCTGCCAGGCCGGTTCCTGCTCAACCTGCATGGCCAAGCTGGTAGATGGTAAGGTAACCATGGATGAATGTTATGCACTGACGGACGAAGAAGTGGATGCCGGATACATTCTTACCTGTCAGTCCAGGCCACTGACGGATACCGTGGAAGTGGATTACAACGTTTAG
- a CDS encoding ABC-F family ATP-binding cassette domain-containing protein → MNFLTLENVSLRYGEKLLFDALQLYINKGDKVALIARNGTGKSTLLRVVGGEIKPDGDSYKTYLRPDIRIGYLPQEPHLHPGNTVLQEVFLSDDPAIQAIYRYEQAMNRHDESAIAEAAQVVERLRAWDAQTRAEEVLHKLNITDFDRVVGTLSGGQAKRLALAKLLVASPDFLILDEPTNHLDITMIEYLEQYLLHPQLTLFMVTHDRYFLENVCDQIVELENGKLYPYPGNYSTYLERKSLRKEMESTTLSKTRKLVSHELEWIRRMPKARTTKNKARIDRFAELQESARVKLTQDAMQIDMEPERLGSKIVEAQYVTKSLGNKLLVKDFAYNFKKGERVGIVGPNGAGKTTFLKLLAGDLKPDAGRWVIGETVKIGFYRQDGLSLKEDKRVIDVVRDIAEYLPLKKGMKLSAEQLLEHFMFPRPQQQVFASQLSGGEKRRLHLLQVLMSNPNFLILDEPTNDLDILTLNVLENYLSEFPGCLVVVTHDRYFLDKLVDHLFVFRGDGTVIDFNGTYSEFRAEQSQVLAPLPDPNTEKTVSQQAQRFQDTKEKKKQLKKVERSLEQLQQERQKILDWFAEGHTDIDESTRKNNRLQQLEAEVTQLEEEWLELASELEESSD, encoded by the coding sequence ATGAACTTTCTGACATTAGAAAATGTATCCTTGCGCTATGGAGAAAAACTCTTGTTTGATGCATTACAACTCTACATCAATAAGGGTGATAAGGTAGCGCTGATTGCCCGTAACGGAACCGGAAAATCAACCCTGCTGCGCGTTGTCGGCGGAGAGATCAAGCCCGATGGTGACAGTTATAAAACCTATCTGCGGCCTGATATCCGCATTGGATATTTACCTCAGGAGCCGCATTTACACCCGGGTAATACGGTCCTGCAGGAGGTATTTCTCTCGGATGATCCTGCCATCCAGGCTATTTACCGTTATGAACAAGCCATGAACCGGCATGATGAGTCGGCTATCGCCGAGGCAGCCCAGGTAGTCGAACGACTGCGTGCCTGGGATGCCCAGACGCGGGCTGAAGAGGTGCTTCATAAATTGAATATCACCGACTTTGACCGGGTCGTTGGTACCCTTTCCGGAGGACAGGCAAAACGCCTGGCCCTGGCCAAATTACTGGTTGCCAGTCCGGACTTCCTGATCCTGGACGAACCGACCAACCACCTGGACATTACCATGATCGAATATCTGGAACAGTATCTGCTCCATCCACAACTCACCCTCTTCATGGTCACCCACGACCGCTATTTTCTGGAAAATGTCTGCGATCAGATTGTTGAACTGGAAAATGGCAAATTATACCCCTATCCGGGAAATTACAGCACCTACCTGGAAAGAAAAAGCTTACGGAAAGAGATGGAGAGCACAACCCTTTCCAAAACCAGGAAACTGGTATCCCACGAATTGGAATGGATACGCAGGATGCCCAAAGCCAGAACCACAAAAAACAAGGCGCGCATTGACCGGTTTGCCGAACTGCAGGAGTCGGCCCGGGTAAAATTGACCCAGGATGCCATGCAAATTGATATGGAACCAGAGCGCCTGGGTTCTAAAATTGTCGAAGCGCAATACGTAACCAAGTCACTGGGTAATAAATTATTGGTAAAGGATTTTGCCTACAACTTCAAGAAGGGCGAGCGGGTAGGAATTGTAGGCCCCAATGGCGCCGGGAAAACAACTTTCCTCAAGCTGCTGGCAGGGGATCTAAAACCGGATGCCGGCCGGTGGGTGATTGGCGAAACGGTAAAAATCGGTTTTTACAGGCAGGATGGCCTGAGCCTCAAGGAAGATAAACGGGTGATCGATGTTGTGCGCGACATCGCCGAATACCTGCCCCTGAAAAAAGGGATGAAATTAAGCGCAGAACAGTTGCTGGAACATTTCATGTTTCCCCGACCTCAGCAGCAGGTATTTGCTTCACAGTTAAGCGGCGGGGAAAAACGAAGGTTGCATCTGCTTCAGGTGCTGATGAGTAATCCCAACTTTCTCATCCTGGATGAACCTACCAACGACCTGGATATTCTCACGCTGAATGTGCTCGAAAACTATCTTTCCGAATTCCCCGGCTGCCTGGTGGTGGTAACCCATGACCGTTATTTCCTCGATAAACTGGTCGACCACTTGTTTGTCTTCCGTGGCGACGGTACGGTCATCGACTTTAATGGGACTTACTCCGAATTCCGTGCAGAACAAAGTCAGGTGCTGGCACCGCTGCCGGATCCAAATACGGAAAAAACGGTCAGTCAGCAAGCCCAGCGCTTCCAGGACACCAAAGAGAAAAAGAAGCAACTGAAAAAAGTGGAACGTTCCCTGGAACAACTTCAACAGGAAAGGCAGAAGATCCTCGACTGGTTTGCAGAAGGACATACCGATATAGACGAAAGCACCCGCAAAAACAACAGACTGCAGCAACTCGAAGCTGAAGTAACCCAACTCGAAGAAGAATGGCTGGAACTTGCCAGTGAACTGGAGGAATCTTCAGACTGA
- a CDS encoding aminotransferase class I/II-fold pyridoxal phosphate-dependent enzyme has translation MKQFETRAIRLQTERSQHHEHSTPIFPTSSFIFDDAEHMRALFAEEAEGNIYSRFSNPSVREFELKMASLEGTEDAVATATGMAAIYSTLATLLEQGDHIVASRSIFGSSYQIMTQYLVKWGISHTFVDAGDPSGWKDAVRPSSKILFIETPSNPGLDVIDLEWAAQFAHQNGMLLVVDNCFATPYLQTPVQWGADIITHSATKFIDGQGRVLGGVVCASEKHIKSIHKFIRNTGPSLSPFNAWVLSKSLETLAVRMDRHCDHALKLAIELKDHPKLQAVHYPFLPDHPGHQIALKQMRAGGGLLTFEVEGGLSAGTRFMDKLEMITITANLGDTRTIATHPASSTHSKLPVEERQRVGITDGLIRVSVGLEHADDILHDILQALD, from the coding sequence ATGAAACAATTTGAGACCCGGGCAATCCGGCTGCAAACCGAGCGCTCACAGCACCATGAGCACTCCACCCCAATCTTTCCGACTTCCAGTTTCATCTTCGACGATGCCGAACACATGCGGGCTTTATTCGCCGAAGAGGCGGAGGGTAATATCTACAGTCGCTTTTCCAATCCTTCGGTCAGGGAATTCGAACTAAAAATGGCTTCCCTGGAAGGGACCGAAGATGCCGTGGCGACAGCAACGGGCATGGCTGCCATATACAGTACGCTGGCCACCCTGCTTGAACAAGGTGACCATATTGTTGCCTCCCGGTCCATATTTGGATCATCGTACCAGATCATGACCCAATACCTGGTCAAATGGGGTATCAGCCACACGTTTGTAGATGCCGGTGACCCATCCGGCTGGAAGGATGCAGTACGGCCTAGTTCTAAAATCCTGTTCATAGAGACACCTTCCAACCCCGGACTGGATGTGATCGATCTGGAATGGGCCGCGCAATTTGCTCACCAGAACGGTATGTTGCTGGTCGTGGATAACTGCTTTGCCACACCTTACCTGCAAACACCGGTACAGTGGGGAGCGGACATCATCACCCACTCAGCGACAAAATTCATTGACGGCCAGGGACGAGTCCTTGGTGGTGTCGTCTGTGCATCCGAAAAACACATCAAGTCGATTCATAAATTCATCCGCAATACGGGTCCTTCGCTTTCTCCATTCAATGCCTGGGTCTTGTCCAAAAGCCTGGAGACACTGGCTGTCCGCATGGACCGGCATTGCGACCACGCATTGAAGCTAGCCATTGAATTAAAAGACCATCCAAAGTTACAGGCGGTCCATTATCCGTTTCTTCCCGATCATCCTGGTCATCAGATCGCACTCAAACAAATGCGCGCCGGAGGAGGATTGCTGACCTTTGAAGTGGAAGGTGGGTTATCGGCTGGAACACGGTTTATGGACAAGCTGGAGATGATCACCATTACCGCAAATCTGGGAGATACCCGTACCATAGCCACCCATCCTGCTTCTTCCACGCATTCAAAACTTCCCGTGGAAGAACGACAGCGCGTAGGCATCACCGACGGATTGATCCGGGTCTCGGTAGGCCTCGAGCATGCCGATGATATTCTCCACGATATCCTGCAAGCACTGGACTGA
- a CDS encoding OsmC family protein, producing MKIKLERMNNAVHFRSTSPEGMTIDIDGSAAVGGENLGMRPMQAFLSAMVSCSSIDIVAILAKMRQEVTTFWVDVEGLRVEEHPKIFHTIHLHFHIGGQVKEERAHRAIELSLTKYCSVSMMLKESIKVDYTLTLES from the coding sequence ATGAAGATCAAACTGGAACGAATGAACAATGCGGTGCATTTCCGCTCGACCAGTCCGGAAGGTATGACTATTGATATTGACGGATCCGCAGCTGTGGGTGGAGAAAACCTGGGCATGCGGCCCATGCAGGCATTTCTCTCGGCTATGGTATCCTGCAGTTCCATCGATATCGTGGCTATTTTGGCCAAGATGCGCCAGGAGGTAACCACCTTTTGGGTTGATGTCGAAGGTTTGCGCGTGGAAGAACACCCGAAGATATTCCACACCATCCATTTGCATTTTCACATCGGCGGACAGGTTAAAGAAGAGCGTGCTCACCGTGCCATCGAATTGTCGCTAACCAAATACTGCTCGGTCTCGATGATGCTGAAAGAGTCGATCAAGGTGGATTATACCTTAACCCTGGAATCATGA
- a CDS encoding YifB family Mg chelatase-like AAA ATPase, whose protein sequence is MLAKTYASAVFGVDARTVTVEVNAGGAQQPKYFLVGLPDSAVKEGEQRIEAAINNSGFRLPRLKLVVNLAPADIRKEGSAYDLPIAMAILAATGQVDKEKLDQFVLMGELALDGQIRPVRGVLPMAIQARKEKFQGLLIPTANAREAAIVNHLDVYAVTNLREAVEVVEGQGEHRPVQLDTRDDFFANQEAYQLDFADVRGQDNIKRALEIAAAGGHNVILIGPPGAGKTMLARRMPSILPPLGLQEALETTKIHSVAGILPPNSALVYHRPFRSPHHTISDVALVGGGSNPLPGEISLAHHGVLFLDELPEFKRTVLEVMRQPMEERKVTISRAKLTVDYPANFMLIASMNPCPCGYYNHPEKECVCAPGVVHRYLNKISGPLLDRIDLHVEVTPVSFDELTGADRPRTGSAEILERVIAARQVQEARYESTQDIHANAQMPSRMVREICVLSQPGQILLQTAMKKLQLSARAYDRILKVSRTIADLAASPEIKIEHIAEAIQYRSLDRENWVG, encoded by the coding sequence ATGCTTGCAAAAACATACGCCAGTGCCGTTTTCGGGGTTGACGCCCGGACCGTTACCGTTGAAGTGAATGCCGGTGGTGCCCAACAGCCCAAATACTTTCTGGTCGGCTTGCCGGACAGTGCTGTCAAAGAAGGCGAACAACGGATTGAGGCAGCCATTAATAATTCCGGATTTCGGCTTCCGCGTCTCAAGTTGGTCGTCAATCTGGCACCGGCAGACATCCGGAAAGAAGGCTCCGCCTACGACTTACCGATTGCCATGGCTATCCTCGCGGCAACGGGTCAGGTGGATAAGGAGAAACTGGATCAGTTTGTGCTGATGGGTGAACTGGCGCTGGATGGCCAGATCCGCCCGGTGCGCGGGGTATTGCCCATGGCGATCCAGGCCCGGAAAGAGAAATTTCAGGGTTTATTGATCCCCACCGCAAATGCCCGGGAAGCTGCCATTGTCAATCATCTGGACGTATATGCCGTAACGAATCTAAGAGAGGCTGTCGAAGTGGTGGAAGGCCAGGGTGAGCACCGTCCGGTGCAACTGGACACCCGGGATGACTTTTTCGCCAACCAGGAGGCTTACCAGCTGGATTTTGCCGATGTACGTGGTCAGGACAACATCAAGCGAGCCCTCGAGATTGCTGCTGCCGGTGGTCACAATGTGATCCTGATCGGCCCACCCGGCGCCGGTAAGACCATGCTAGCCCGCCGTATGCCCAGCATATTACCGCCGTTAGGGCTGCAGGAAGCGCTGGAGACGACCAAGATTCATTCGGTAGCCGGTATTTTGCCGCCTAATTCGGCGCTGGTCTATCACCGGCCTTTCCGGTCACCCCATCACACCATTAGTGATGTTGCACTGGTAGGCGGAGGCTCCAATCCATTGCCGGGGGAGATCTCACTGGCGCACCACGGGGTATTATTTCTGGATGAACTGCCCGAATTCAAGCGCACTGTGCTTGAGGTGATGCGACAGCCTATGGAAGAACGCAAAGTGACCATATCGCGCGCCAAACTGACGGTGGACTACCCGGCCAATTTTATGTTGATTGCCTCCATGAATCCCTGTCCTTGCGGTTATTACAATCATCCTGAAAAGGAATGCGTTTGCGCTCCCGGTGTGGTTCATCGGTACCTGAATAAGATTTCCGGACCCCTGCTCGATCGCATCGACCTGCATGTGGAAGTTACTCCGGTCAGTTTCGATGAGCTAACCGGTGCAGATCGGCCGCGCACCGGCAGCGCCGAGATCCTGGAACGAGTCATTGCCGCTCGTCAAGTTCAGGAAGCGCGTTACGAATCCACTCAGGATATTCATGCCAATGCTCAGATGCCCAGTCGCATGGTTCGTGAAATTTGTGTGCTGAGCCAGCCCGGACAAATCCTGCTGCAAACTGCCATGAAAAAATTACAGCTTTCAGCACGGGCTTACGACCGTATCCTAAAGGTTTCCCGTACCATTGCCGATCTGGCTGCTTCGCCGGAGATCAAAATCGAGCACATCGCTGAAGCCATCCAGTACCGGAGTTTGGATCGGGAAAACTGGGTGGGATAA
- a CDS encoding glycosyl hydrolase family 32 → MYAGGGFSDWEIGDIDVFVQNGVYHLFHLIIPNHDYIAHAISTDGISWRRVDNALFVGHPGAWDDDMLWTMHATRRGNLYYLFYTGLAIRDRGMIQKIGIAISDDLIRWEKRKTGNFPIRSCGPHYEDLNNNPRGWLSFRDPYYYEEEGQAYLLVCGRSAEGPFSRRGCVGLLQLTEDNNLAMHTALLYPRMYDDVECPCLFKLNDRYYLLGSIREDIKVRYWFSDEIRGEYHSFHSDVLLPQGNYAARVVKDNGHWLLYNFYFMDGRVNSKRVLPPPKQLDTDAHGRLVLTSFYRWETMTIHTMNQSELTPVRALLNNPTASMEVDDQEWRLQSRSGYELFCFSSTSTSYIWEGRLTVEGLGKCGLFCDVDQNGNGYFIPFDVVNGLVKIRTWGCNPDNMKEDFIFKDLQSNLFIVPADRSFHFKLIRYGNYFELSLDGVIRLTLIDYTFSAPLLGLYSASSRILLSESTLKSLPHPVLEYASQEPTE, encoded by the coding sequence ATGTATGCAGGAGGAGGATTTAGTGACTGGGAGATCGGTGACATCGATGTGTTTGTCCAGAATGGAGTATACCATCTTTTTCATCTGATCATTCCCAACCATGATTACATTGCCCACGCCATTTCGACCGATGGTATTTCCTGGCGTCGTGTCGACAATGCGCTATTCGTCGGGCATCCGGGCGCCTGGGATGACGATATGCTCTGGACCATGCATGCCACCCGCCGGGGAAATCTATACTACTTATTCTACACCGGTTTGGCTATCCGCGACCGGGGAATGATTCAAAAAATAGGGATCGCCATCAGCGACGATCTGATCCGTTGGGAAAAACGTAAAACGGGCAATTTCCCGATCAGGTCCTGCGGACCCCATTACGAAGATCTCAACAACAATCCACGCGGGTGGCTCAGTTTTCGAGATCCTTATTATTACGAGGAAGAAGGTCAGGCTTATCTGCTCGTTTGTGGCCGTTCAGCTGAAGGCCCTTTCTCCCGCCGGGGCTGTGTTGGCTTATTGCAGCTTACGGAGGATAATAACCTAGCGATGCACACCGCGTTGCTTTATCCGCGCATGTACGATGATGTGGAATGCCCCTGTCTGTTCAAACTGAATGACCGTTATTACTTGTTGGGATCTATCCGGGAAGACATTAAAGTGCGCTATTGGTTTAGCGATGAAATACGGGGCGAATACCACAGCTTCCATTCCGATGTCTTATTGCCTCAGGGCAATTACGCTGCGCGGGTGGTAAAAGACAATGGACACTGGCTCTTGTATAATTTTTACTTCATGGATGGCCGGGTGAATTCAAAGCGGGTCCTGCCACCGCCCAAACAACTGGATACCGACGCGCATGGCAGGCTTGTACTCACCAGCTTTTACCGGTGGGAAACGATGACCATCCACACCATGAATCAATCAGAACTGACCCCGGTCCGTGCGTTACTGAATAACCCGACCGCTTCGATGGAGGTCGATGACCAGGAATGGCGTCTGCAAAGCCGTAGCGGTTACGAATTGTTTTGCTTCAGCAGCACCAGTACGAGTTACATCTGGGAAGGACGTCTCACGGTGGAAGGATTGGGTAAATGTGGATTATTTTGCGATGTAGACCAGAACGGAAATGGTTACTTCATTCCTTTTGATGTCGTTAATGGTCTGGTTAAGATCCGCACCTGGGGTTGTAACCCTGACAACATGAAAGAAGATTTCATTTTTAAGGATTTACAGTCCAACTTATTCATTGTTCCTGCAGATCGCTCGTTCCATTTCAAGTTGATCCGTTACGGTAATTATTTTGAACTGTCCCTGGACGGGGTGATCCGCCTTACCTTGATTGACTATACCTTCAGTGCACCCTTACTGGGTTTGTATTCCGCCTCATCCCGCATTCTGCTCAGCGAAAGTACCCTTAAGTCCTTGCCCCATCCGGTATTGGAGTACGCCAGCCAGGAACCTACCGAATAA
- a CDS encoding HAD-IIB family hydrolase — MLRSLRIAIINIHGLIKSSGLEIGRDADNGGQTRYVYEFAEYLSRHPQVKQVHLITRLIDDPALDDAYALPVEIINDKLDIRRIPFAGKRYRMKEELWPFLDEFVTNTMQYLKTYNIIPDWIHSHYGDAGYAAVELSKLLKVPFVHTAHSLGIAKKEKLKAMGMTEEEGERKFRFATRIAAENATLSHANFIVTSTNQEQETYEKYPAHSKAVFHTIPPGVDTEKFTPYYQLQPGVDQKTEEMQRRYWVSEYIEKFLSSPNKPCILALSRPDLRKNLHTLIDVYGQDKELQSMANLVIFAGIRKDIEKMPESEREVLVQILLLMDKYDLYGKLAIPKKHDVENEVATIYRYCAEKRGVFASLALHETFGLTIIEAASSGLPVVSTNNGGPAEIIPQCENGLLVDPLNPVEIASAIKKIIADDQLWRSYSNAGVLNTQKYFSWQHHIEQYMQWVEKSIETGKTPRVEVVPDRMKLAEYLFATDIDGTLISEEHKHPGLESLVAFLNHRPDNLALAYASGRSVRLVRNVIKEMSLPEPEFLVCSVGSQIFYRQGMDYVLDKGWRAYLDKNWNRDEVSKRLESLDWMELQEAEGQNPHKISYYLKDKQFKKDQLEAVLGKLLPQLSIIVSHDLYLDILPKQASKGKALRYLCKKWSIPYSHLITAGDSGNDLDMLIGSGKGIIVGNHASELTTIKGSKNLYRAAGYAAEGILEGLEHYGVIPEDALAEIAH; from the coding sequence ATTTTGAGATCATTACGCATAGCCATTATTAACATTCATGGGTTGATCAAATCCAGCGGCCTGGAAATCGGCCGGGATGCAGATAATGGCGGGCAGACCCGCTATGTTTATGAATTTGCTGAATATCTTTCCCGTCATCCACAGGTAAAGCAGGTACACCTCATCACCCGGCTCATCGATGACCCCGCGCTGGATGACGCCTACGCGTTGCCGGTAGAGATCATCAATGACAAACTGGACATCCGCCGGATTCCCTTTGCCGGCAAGCGCTACCGGATGAAGGAAGAACTGTGGCCTTTCCTGGATGAGTTTGTCACCAACACCATGCAATACCTTAAAACCTATAACATCATACCGGATTGGATTCATAGCCATTACGGTGATGCAGGTTATGCAGCAGTCGAGCTTTCCAAGTTACTTAAAGTACCCTTTGTTCATACGGCACATTCGCTGGGGATTGCTAAAAAAGAGAAACTGAAAGCCATGGGTATGACAGAAGAAGAAGGGGAAAGGAAATTCCGTTTTGCCACACGGATAGCTGCTGAAAACGCAACCCTTTCCCATGCCAATTTTATCGTCACTTCCACTAACCAGGAGCAGGAAACCTATGAGAAATATCCCGCTCATTCCAAAGCGGTCTTTCACACGATACCTCCGGGAGTAGACACCGAAAAGTTTACTCCTTATTATCAGTTGCAGCCGGGTGTCGATCAGAAAACGGAGGAGATGCAACGCCGGTACTGGGTCAGTGAATACATTGAAAAATTTCTTTCATCACCCAACAAGCCCTGCATCCTGGCGCTCTCACGCCCTGATTTGCGTAAGAATTTACATACCCTCATCGATGTTTACGGACAGGACAAAGAACTGCAATCCATGGCCAACCTGGTGATCTTTGCCGGCATACGCAAGGACATCGAAAAAATGCCGGAAAGTGAGCGGGAAGTATTGGTCCAGATCCTGTTATTGATGGATAAATACGACCTGTATGGGAAACTTGCCATTCCTAAAAAACACGATGTCGAAAATGAGGTAGCAACCATTTATCGTTACTGTGCCGAAAAACGGGGCGTATTCGCCAGTCTCGCTTTGCATGAAACGTTTGGCCTGACCATCATTGAGGCTGCCAGCAGCGGACTACCGGTCGTATCGACCAATAATGGCGGACCTGCCGAAATCATCCCCCAATGTGAAAATGGACTCCTTGTCGATCCACTGAATCCGGTGGAGATCGCCTCGGCAATTAAAAAGATCATTGCAGACGATCAACTCTGGCGGTCCTATTCCAATGCCGGAGTCCTGAATACTCAGAAATATTTCAGCTGGCAGCACCACATCGAACAATACATGCAGTGGGTAGAAAAATCAATAGAGACGGGCAAAACACCGAGGGTAGAAGTCGTTCCAGACCGGATGAAACTGGCCGAATACCTTTTTGCCACCGATATCGACGGCACCCTGATCAGCGAGGAGCACAAGCATCCGGGTCTGGAGTCACTGGTTGCGTTTCTGAACCATCGGCCTGATAATCTGGCCTTGGCTTATGCTTCCGGCCGTTCTGTCCGTCTGGTTCGGAATGTCATCAAGGAGATGAGCCTCCCCGAGCCTGAATTTTTGGTTTGTTCGGTTGGCTCTCAGATTTTCTACCGCCAGGGTATGGATTATGTCCTGGACAAGGGCTGGCGGGCCTACCTGGATAAGAACTGGAATCGCGATGAGGTAAGCAAACGGTTGGAGAGTCTGGACTGGATGGAACTTCAGGAGGCGGAAGGACAAAACCCGCATAAGATCTCCTACTATCTGAAGGACAAGCAATTCAAGAAAGATCAGCTGGAAGCTGTGCTGGGCAAACTACTGCCTCAGTTAAGCATCATCGTCTCTCATGACCTGTATCTGGATATCCTTCCGAAACAAGCTTCCAAAGGTAAAGCGTTGCGCTATCTCTGTAAAAAATGGTCCATACCTTACAGCCACCTCATCACCGCAGGGGATTCAGGTAATGACCTCGACATGCTCATCGGTTCAGGAAAGGGTATCATCGTAGGTAACCATGCTTCTGAATTAACTACCATCAAGGGAAGTAAAAATCTGTACCGGGCAGCGGGTTATGCAGCTGAAGGCATTCTGGAAGGCCTGGAGCACTACGGAGTAATACCTGAAGATGCTCTTGCCGAGATTGCTCATTAG
- a CDS encoding TIGR02757 family protein → MIPGNEEDLRDWLEEQTLKFNRPEFICTDPIQIPHTYTRKQDVEITGFWTAVLAWGQRKTIIQKANTLFALMGESPYEFIVNHQEPERQRFLEFRHRTFQSLDTLYFLSFLQHHYRNHDSLEDAFLQGNSIAERLINFQEYFFSLPYAPSRTRKHIPSPARQSTCKRLNMFLRWMVRRDASGVDFGLWSRIKPSELKIPLDVHVDRVARSLHLIDRRQTDWRTVIELTDRLSQFDPHDPVKYDFALFGSATMVPQDNP, encoded by the coding sequence ATGATCCCCGGAAATGAGGAGGACTTAAGGGATTGGCTGGAAGAACAAACCCTTAAGTTCAACCGACCGGAATTCATTTGCACAGACCCTATTCAGATACCGCATACCTATACCCGAAAGCAAGATGTGGAAATCACCGGTTTCTGGACCGCTGTGTTGGCCTGGGGTCAACGTAAGACCATTATTCAAAAAGCCAACACGCTCTTTGCTCTGATGGGCGAATCTCCCTATGAGTTTATCGTTAATCATCAGGAACCCGAGCGTCAACGCTTTCTGGAATTCCGGCATCGCACCTTCCAGTCCCTCGATACCTTGTATTTTCTGAGTTTTCTTCAGCATCATTACCGGAATCATGATTCTCTGGAGGATGCTTTTCTTCAAGGCAATTCCATCGCGGAACGGTTAATCAACTTTCAGGAATATTTTTTTTCACTACCCTATGCACCCAGCAGGACCCGCAAACACATTCCCTCCCCTGCCCGTCAGAGCACCTGCAAGCGGCTGAATATGTTTCTACGCTGGATGGTACGCCGCGATGCCAGCGGTGTTGACTTCGGTCTTTGGAGTCGCATAAAGCCTTCCGAATTAAAAATCCCGCTGGATGTTCATGTTGACCGTGTAGCACGTAGCCTCCATCTGATCGACCGGAGGCAGACCGACTGGCGTACCGTGATTGAGCTTACAGACCGGCTTAGTCAGTTCGATCCCCATGACCCGGTCAAGTACGATTTTGCCTTGTTTGGCTCTGCCACGATGGTCCCTCAGGACAATCCTTAG